The Periplaneta americana isolate PAMFEO1 chromosome 16, P.americana_PAMFEO1_priV1, whole genome shotgun sequence genome segment TGGCATCCATATGTCTAACCTGTGCTCCAGGTTGGTTGCCCGTAGCCTCTCCTTTTCTAGCTGCAGTTCCAACTCCAGACATctattcttttccttctccagcAGCAACTCCGTCTCCACCGCACACAGCCTCAGCTCCCCTGTCACCTGTTGGTATCCCTGTTGCCTGAGCCTAAACAAACCACCCTGTCTGCGTCTTTCAAACATTAGAAGTCGTTGTTTCCTCTGCCTATCCAACTCTTCACTCAGTTCAGtgacttttttcttctctttatctaGATCAATTGACATCTGCAAGCATTGATTTCTTGCTTGTTCTAAGTTGTTTACAATTACTGCATGGTGTTCAAAATCTTCCCCCATAGCATTAACTAACTGTGTTACATTCACCTTTACTTTCTGGAGCTCTTCTATAAGTTTCAATTTATTGTCTAATTCTTCGTTAAGTGTTTTTGTTAAATTTGATGAATACTgtttttcagtgtttaatttctcTACTAATTGTAACATATGATTATTTCTCTCTTCAAATAAGTTATTCATCATCAATCTACGATCTTTCTCGTTTTCTAGTTTTTCACTCAACTCTGAGTTTCGTATCTTTTCTTCCTCTAGTTCTCCAGCCAAACTCAGCCCATGTTCCTTCTCGGTTTCTAGCATTCTATTCAAATGCAGAACTTCTTTCTTCTCCTTCATTAATTCTAGAGATAATTGAAACGTATGTTTCTTCTCCGTCTCCAACTCTTCAAACAACTTCAGCCCATGTTCTTTTTCCTTGTCCAACTCTTGAGTCAACTGCAGTTTGTACTCCTTCTCTTTCGCTATGTACTCCGACAACCTCGACGCGTGGTTCTTCTCGTCCTCCAGCTGCTTGGCCAGCTGCAGCCTCAGTCTCTTCTCCATCTCCAGCTCCTCCGCCAGCTGCAGGCCGTATTCGTTCTCCTCCTCCGTCACCTCCAGGCCCTCGCTCAGCCTCAGGCAGATCACCTTCCTGCCCTCGAGCAGCGCCGTCAGCTGCTCTACGCGCTCCCTCTCGGAGTCGATCTCGCTCTGCTGCTGCTGCACCTGCGACTGCAGTCTCTGCGTGTCTGCCCACAGCTGCTTCATGTCCTGCTCCAGATCGTTGCCCAGCATCCTCGTCACCCGCCTAGGATGCGTGCCATCGCTGTGCTCCGGTGCGGGGAAGTACAGGGCGTGCAGGAGGGTCAGCAGGTGTAAGGGGGTGCTGCCGTTGTGGTACCGCATCACCAAAGCCGGTCTGCAACGGAGAGAGTTtctataggttcgttccaacaacagtcaggaaccgtccgtaaccatcgtgagcatggcagtacagaaaaagcgttccaacacaatccgaaccagtcctgaaccggaaacatgtactgcagtcgggcgttccaacaagcttttgacgcgggttcggaacggtcagaaatagtccgcggattgaggcatgtacggaagagtacgcaagacgcgcatgcgcatcagctcaccaacgtctcctggatactgaagaaagacatgatcgactgttcacatcaatgaggttaaagatgaaaagtgacagtgcagacgaataataaaactagagatttaatttaaattttcgccaaaaagaaagggaatggaaattatctaggtatttaaatagttaattacaatttcaacatgcagctttgatcaaaagtataataaataacgtgcatacattaataatttaaaaaaagaactatttttagatgagtaCACGACactgaattagcggaattcttgccttccatattttttgtcatatttttatagaaaatgatcgaagttcta includes the following:
- the LOC138691116 gene encoding uncharacterized protein, with product MRYHNGSTPLHLLTLLHALYFPAPEHSDGTHPRRVTRMLGNDLEQDMKQLWADTQRLQSQVQQQQSEIDSERERVEQLTALLEGRKVICLRLSEGLEVTEEENEYGLQLAEELEMEKRLRLQLAKQLEDEKNHASRLSEYIAKEKEYKLQLTQELDKEKEHGLKLFEELETEKKHTFQLSLELMKEKKEVLHLNRMLETEKEHGLSLAGELEEEKIRNSELSEKLENEKDRRLMMNNLFEERNNHMLQLVEKLNTEKQYSSNLTKTLNEELDNKLKLIEELQKVKVNVTQLVNAMGEDFEHHAVIVNNLEQARNQCLQMSIDLDKEKKKVTELSEELDRQRKQRLLMFERRRQGGLFRLRQQGYQQVTGELRLCAVETELLLEKEKNRCLELELQLEKERLRATNLEHRLEKEASVNKELVEQVQKEQQSTQEALSRLQAVQSAADQLDAELKKEKEYGLELVADWKRFKSEAQISEAESRNCTAQVAALTEELRNSTRQALVLRARLKTREVDKNFTGGQPDKQLQERLQSAISELQARKENLKDFLEFMQAHRRDTGKWSSLVSAVDYGEPLVVQILLDSGYDPNIADGAGKLPLLRAAELGRVLLVLKLIGNGAKIMIEDKDGRTALHQAAKQGHTEVMSHLIDIGTNVSAGNRWHSTPLHYAAWNGHLNATRLLLERGADVNSWSAGDWRPLHRAVQGGHVEVAQYLVLQGADLSAVNEEGQNAQQMAQSRGAQFLDEMLSKNS